In a genomic window of Methanosarcina horonobensis HB-1 = JCM 15518:
- a CDS encoding (deoxy)nucleoside triphosphate pyrophosphohydrolase: MKHIEVVAGIIIYEDRILCMQRDANKYDYLSYKYEFPGGKVEPGETNSQALMRELLEEMGIEIKVSENDFFMTVIHQYPDFKITMHSYICRVSSSEFVRKEHINHVWLKRLDLDKLDWAPADQPIVKKLMLE; encoded by the coding sequence ATGAAACACATAGAAGTTGTGGCAGGGATAATCATTTATGAGGATAGAATCCTTTGTATGCAAAGAGATGCTAACAAATATGATTATTTATCTTATAAGTATGAGTTTCCCGGAGGCAAAGTTGAACCTGGTGAAACAAATAGTCAGGCGCTAATGCGTGAACTGCTCGAAGAAATGGGGATTGAAATAAAAGTCTCAGAAAATGATTTTTTCATGACAGTAATCCATCAATATCCAGATTTTAAAATAACGATGCACAGCTATATTTGCCGAGTAAGTAGTTCTGAATTCGTTAGGAAAGAGCATATTAATCATGTATGGTTAAAGCGCCTAGACCTCGACAAACTGGATTGGGCACCCGCGGATCAACCTATCGTAAAAAAATTGATGTTGGAGTGA
- a CDS encoding protease inhibitor I42 family protein: MSIKNGENFTLQLRENPSTGYSWELNVSEGLSILSDNFTQDQVSENMTGVPGNHSWIIEAVDQGTQQMNGIYKQAWENATGTEDNFTLTVEVE, from the coding sequence ATCAGTATCAAAAATGGAGAAAACTTTACCCTTCAGCTCAGGGAAAACCCGTCTACAGGCTATTCCTGGGAACTTAACGTGAGCGAGGGGCTCAGTATTCTCAGCGACAATTTTACCCAGGATCAAGTCTCTGAAAATATGACTGGTGTTCCTGGAAACCATTCATGGATAATTGAAGCCGTGGATCAGGGTACCCAGCAGATGAATGGAATATACAAGCAGGCCTGGGAAAATGCAACGGGTACTGAAGATAACTTTACACTTACTGTTGAAGTTGAGTGA